A DNA window from Vigna angularis cultivar LongXiaoDou No.4 chromosome 1, ASM1680809v1, whole genome shotgun sequence contains the following coding sequences:
- the LOC108319720 gene encoding protein NRT1/ PTR FAMILY 8.3, translating to MGSTENDLSLAEEALLQDEERKQYTGDGSVDFKGRRVLKQNTGNWKACPFILGNECCERLAYYGIATNLVTYLTQKLHQGNVSAARNVTTWQGTCYLTPLIGAVLADAYWGRYWTIAVFSTIYVLGMGTLTLSASVPALKPAECLGTSCPAATPAQYAVFFFGLYLIALGTGGIKPCVSSFGADQFDDTDAEERIKKGSFFNWFYFSINIGAFVSSTFIVWIQENAGWGLGFGIPALFMALAIGSFFLGTPLYRFQKPGGSPLTRMCQVVVASVRKRNLVIPEDSSVLYETPDDSSAIEGSRKLEHSDELKCLDRAAIVSDAEGKTGDYSNKWRICTVTQVEELKILIRMFPIWATGIVFAAVYAQMSTLFVEQGTMMKTNIGSFRIPPASLSSFDVISVIFWVPVYDRVIVPIARKFTGKERGFSELQRMGIGLFVSVLCMSAAAIVEIVRLQLAQELDLVDEPVAVPLNIFWQVPQYFLLGAAEVFTFVGQLEFFYDQSPDAMRSLCSALSLLTTSLGNYLSSFILTVVTYLTTRGANPGWIPDNLNKGHLDYFFWLLAGLSFLNMLVYVVAAKRYKQKRSA from the exons ATGGGTTCCACGGAGAATGATCTATCGCTCGCTGAAGAGGCTCTTCTTCAG GACGAAGAGAGAAAACAATACACAGGAGATGGATCAGTCGACTTTAAAGGGAGGCGTGTTCTAAAGCAGAACACTGGCAATTGGAAAGCTTGTCCATTTATCTTAG GCAACGAGTGCTGTGAACGTTTGGCATACTATGGCATTGCAACAAATCTTGTTACCTATCTTACCCAGAAGTTGCATCAAGGAAATGTCTCTGCTGCACGAAATGTCACCACTTGGCAAGGCACTTGCTATCTTACACCTCTCATTGGAGCCGTTTTGGCAGATGCGTACTGGGGACGATACTGGACAATTGCTGTTTTCTCCACGATTTATGTCCTA GGAATGGGTACATTGACTCTTTCTGCATCAGTTCCTGCACTCAAGCCTGCAGAGTGTCTGGGTACTTCATGCCCTGCAGCTACTCCTGCACAATATGCTGTGTTCTTCTTTGGTCTCTACCTGATTGCACTTGGGACTGGTGGTATAAAACCATGTGTGTCATCTTTTGGGGCAGATCAGTTTGATGATACTGATGCCGAGGAAAGGATTAAGAAGGGATCCTTTTTCAACTGGTTTTACTTTTCTATCAACATAGGTGCCTTTGTATCCAGCACTTTTATTGTTTGGATTCAAGAAAATGCTGGCTGGGGTCTTGGATTTGGCATTCCTGCTTTGTTTATGGCATTAGCCATTGGGAGTTTCTTTTTAGGCACGCCCCTTTACAGGTTTCAAAAACCAGGTGGCAGCCCTCTTACAAGAATGTGCCAGGTTGTGGTAGCATCTGTCCGGAAGAGAAATCTGGTTATCCCTGAGGATAGTAGTGTCCTATATGAGACACCAGATGATAGCTCTGCTATTGAAGGAAGTCGAAAACTGGAGCATAGTGATGAactaaa GTGTCTTGATAGGGCGGCTATAGTGTCTGATGCTGAGGGAAAAACTGGTGACTATTCTAACAAGTGGAGAATTTGCACTGTTACACAAGTGGAGGAATTGAAAATCTTGATTCGCATGTTTCCAATTTGGGCTACTGGGATTGTTTTTGCTGCTGTTTATGCCCAGATGTCAACATTGTTTGTGGAACAAGGGACGATGATGAAAACAAATATTGGTTCCTTCAGGATTCCTCCCGCTTCCCTCTCAAGTTTTGATGTGATAAGTGTTATTTTCTGGGTCCCTGTCTACGACAGGGTTATTGTTCCCATTGCAAGGAAATTTACAGGCAAAGAGAGGGGTTTTTCAGAGTTGCAAAGAATGGGAATTGGCCTTTTTGTTTCAGTCCTGTGCATGTCAGCAGCTGCTATAGTGGAGATTGTACGTCTGCAGCTTGCACAAGAGCTTGATCTTGTTGATGAACCTGTTGCTGTACCCCTTAATATATTTTGGCAAGTCCCTCAATATTTCTTATTGGGGGCAGCAGAAGTATTCACATTCGTGGGACAGCTTGAGTTTTTCTATGACCAATCCCCAGATGCCATGCGGAGTTTGTGCAGTGCCTTGTCTCTGCTGACTACTTCTCTGGGGAATTACTTGAGCTCATTTATTCTTACCGTAGTGACTTACTTAACCACACGAGGTGCAAATCCTGGATGGATTCCAGATAACTTGAACAAAGGTCATCTCGATTACTTTTTCTGGCTTTTAGCTGGACTTAGCTTCTTAAATATGTTAGTGTACGTTGTTGCTGCCAAAAGGTACAAGCAAAAGAGGTCTGCTTAA